The following proteins are co-located in the Candidatus Poribacteria bacterium genome:
- a CDS encoding NAD-dependent epimerase/dehydratase family protein codes for NIYGPADPNLSRIIPGTIAHILNGEPPAIFEESQYHIREYTYISDVVEAYLLLAERIEETKGKAYNVGAGEGNILSTRELVEKIASMMGSNVRIKVIPRRFPVREIKTQYLLSERIRKLGWRPKVTIEEGLWRTIKWYASEEGKMFWRYWI; via the coding sequence CCAACATATATGGGCCCGCTGATCCCAATCTGTCACGCATAATCCCGGGCACGATCGCCCATATACTCAACGGTGAACCTCCCGCCATCTTCGAGGAATCCCAATATCACATCCGCGAGTATACCTATATCAGCGATGTAGTGGAGGCATATCTGCTCCTGGCGGAGCGAATAGAGGAGACAAAGGGTAAAGCGTATAACGTTGGGGCGGGTGAAGGGAACATTTTAAGCACGAGGGAACTTGTGGAGAAGATAGCTTCGATGATGGGATCGAACGTTCGGATCAAAGTCATACCCCGCCGGTTCCCCGTGAGGGAGATCAAAACGCAGTATTTGCTGAGCGAGAGGATACGCAAGCTCGGATGGAGGCCGAAGGTTACCATAGAGGAAGGGTTATGGAGGACCATAAAGTGGTA